One stretch of Leadbetterella byssophila DSM 17132 DNA includes these proteins:
- a CDS encoding MarR family winged helix-turn-helix transcriptional regulator — MLQNYNKAYFFKIDTTIKKIRNYMQRGLTDAKIDLTVDQWVVLDHLSFNTGISQIELGNITFKDPPTMTRILDLLVKKGYVTRLSYPSDRRKFTINLTEKGKEIHIQASEIITQVRRQAWNNLNEKDYDTLVRIMDTIYSNVE, encoded by the coding sequence ATGTTGCAAAACTACAACAAAGCCTATTTTTTTAAAATTGACACTACCATCAAGAAAATTCGGAACTACATGCAGAGGGGTCTTACGGATGCCAAAATTGACTTGACCGTGGACCAATGGGTAGTCTTAGATCACCTTTCTTTTAACACCGGAATCTCTCAAATTGAACTAGGGAACATCACCTTTAAAGATCCTCCAACCATGACCAGGATCTTGGACTTATTGGTAAAAAAGGGATATGTAACCCGTCTAAGTTACCCAAGCGACCGTAGAAAGTTCACCATAAATCTTACGGAAAAGGGAAAAGAGATTCATATTCAAGCCAGCGAAATTATAACACAAGTGAGACGACAGGCCTGGAATAATCTGAATGAAAAGGATTATGACACCTTAGTGAGAATCATGGACACCATTTACTCTAACGTGGAGTAA
- a CDS encoding alpha/beta hydrolase family protein has product MIRTPLGYTISLEYFLHPDATQILIIASATGVVKGFYKHFASYLQENGISVVTFDYGGIGGSKPISLKGFSTSVTKWATNDLESVIRHVSMTWPHKRISLLGHSLGGQLIGITSSSLAADKIILVGAQCSYYKFWPWRERMKMLFAWKVLFPAFSKSIGYVPTKRFTAMEDLPGGMAMEWARWCLNPNYLFDYFTEKDLYFHRISAPVISYSTSHDKFASEESTDWLTEKFSQAAVKRYHLIPKEYGVKHIGHFGYFQKRCSHSVWPHLLSQIKEPSIPA; this is encoded by the coding sequence GTGATAAGAACACCATTGGGTTATACCATCTCTTTAGAGTATTTTCTACATCCGGATGCCACTCAAATCTTGATTATAGCCTCTGCCACCGGTGTGGTTAAGGGATTTTATAAGCATTTTGCTAGCTACCTGCAGGAGAATGGTATTTCTGTAGTGACCTTTGATTACGGAGGAATAGGTGGTTCAAAACCTATTTCTTTGAAAGGTTTTTCTACTTCTGTCACTAAGTGGGCAACGAACGACTTAGAATCTGTAATTCGTCATGTAAGTATGACCTGGCCGCATAAAAGGATTAGTTTATTGGGACATAGTTTAGGTGGGCAGTTAATTGGAATTACATCTTCATCCCTAGCTGCAGATAAGATAATTTTGGTGGGTGCCCAATGCAGTTATTACAAATTTTGGCCATGGAGAGAAAGGATGAAAATGCTCTTTGCATGGAAAGTGCTATTTCCGGCTTTTAGTAAGAGTATAGGCTATGTGCCTACTAAAAGATTTACTGCCATGGAAGACTTGCCCGGTGGAATGGCTATGGAATGGGCCAGATGGTGCCTAAATCCTAATTATCTTTTTGATTATTTTACGGAAAAAGACCTTTATTTTCATAGGATATCTGCTCCCGTAATATCTTATTCCACCAGCCATGACAAGTTTGCATCAGAAGAGAGCACCGACTGGCTAACAGAAAAGTTTTCCCAAGCCGCTGTCAAGCGTTACCATTTGATTCCAAAGGAATATGGAGTAAAACATATAGGGCACTTTGGATATTTTCAGAAACGTTGCAGTCATAGCGTTTGGCCGCATTTGTTGTCACAGATTAAAGAGCCTTCAATTCCGGCTTAG
- a CDS encoding ABC transporter ATP-binding protein encodes MNKLDFHLFKELYGFVKPYKFRFFGLVFLMILGAVTAPLMPLVVQKAIDGPIIEGDKAGLLRDLGWMVALLVLNAFVTFFSTYESGWVSQKIIHDIRLKVYRKTLNLKLRYYDNTPIGRLVTRTISDVETLSEVFSSGLAALVGDLLQLIVILGMLIYLNWKLTLASVAAIPFLIISTYIFKELVKKSYGEVRTHVSNLNAFLQERITGMNLIQIFDVAPQQFKKFDQLNQKHRDAQIKNVFYYSVYFPVADLISAISIGLIVWYGAKGVIAEEISFGMITAFIMYSNQFFRPIRMIADRINTIQMGMVSIERIMEILDDEDQMEQESGSTHEIKGHLKFDNVSFAYKGEDWILKNINFDLPAGKSLAFVGPTGAGKTSTINLLTRFYDFQKGNIYIDGKEIREITLNSLRKQVGVVLQDVFLFRGSILDNLRLGDESISKDKVIAAAQEVGIHEFIQKLPGQYDYEVMERGSTLSMGQRQLLSFVRVLVHNPSILILDEATSSIDSESEELIQNAIDKVMKNRTSIIIAHRLSTVQNVDKIIVLQKGEIKEVGNHDELMQQKGIYANLVEVQFAKPELKAL; translated from the coding sequence TTGAACAAACTGGACTTTCACCTTTTCAAAGAACTCTATGGATTTGTAAAACCTTACAAGTTCCGTTTCTTTGGATTGGTCTTCTTAATGATCTTAGGTGCGGTTACTGCACCCTTAATGCCCCTGGTTGTTCAGAAAGCTATAGATGGCCCCATCATAGAAGGTGACAAAGCCGGACTATTAAGAGATCTGGGGTGGATGGTAGCGCTATTGGTTTTGAATGCCTTCGTGACCTTTTTTAGTACCTATGAGTCAGGTTGGGTGAGCCAAAAAATCATTCATGATATCCGACTAAAAGTTTATAGAAAAACCCTTAATCTAAAACTTCGCTATTACGATAATACACCTATTGGCAGGCTAGTAACCCGAACCATATCAGATGTAGAGACCTTGAGTGAAGTCTTCAGTTCCGGACTTGCGGCACTGGTAGGAGATCTACTCCAATTGATCGTCATTCTAGGAATGCTGATATACTTAAACTGGAAGTTGACCTTGGCCAGTGTTGCAGCTATCCCTTTCCTGATCATCAGTACCTATATCTTTAAGGAACTGGTTAAGAAATCCTATGGAGAAGTAAGAACACATGTTTCAAATCTCAATGCTTTTCTGCAAGAGAGGATTACGGGAATGAATCTTATCCAGATCTTTGACGTAGCACCGCAGCAGTTTAAGAAGTTCGATCAATTGAATCAAAAGCACAGAGATGCTCAGATCAAGAACGTGTTCTATTACTCAGTTTATTTTCCGGTTGCTGACTTGATCTCCGCCATCTCCATTGGCTTAATAGTATGGTATGGTGCCAAAGGAGTGATAGCCGAAGAAATCTCCTTCGGTATGATCACGGCCTTTATCATGTATAGTAATCAGTTCTTTCGTCCTATACGCATGATCGCAGATAGGATTAATACTATTCAAATGGGAATGGTCAGTATTGAACGTATCATGGAGATCCTGGATGATGAAGACCAAATGGAACAGGAATCCGGTAGTACACATGAAATCAAAGGGCATCTAAAGTTTGATAATGTAAGCTTCGCCTATAAGGGTGAAGATTGGATACTTAAGAATATCAACTTTGATCTTCCTGCAGGAAAATCCTTGGCTTTTGTAGGACCTACCGGTGCAGGTAAGACTTCTACTATCAACTTATTGACCCGTTTTTATGACTTCCAAAAAGGTAACATCTATATAGACGGAAAGGAGATCAGAGAAATTACGCTGAACAGTCTAAGAAAACAGGTGGGAGTAGTACTTCAAGATGTATTCCTATTTAGAGGTAGCATTTTGGACAATTTGCGACTAGGGGATGAAAGCATATCTAAAGACAAGGTAATAGCAGCGGCACAAGAAGTAGGCATACATGAATTTATCCAAAAACTACCGGGACAGTACGATTATGAAGTAATGGAGAGGGGGTCTACCCTATCGATGGGTCAAAGACAACTGCTCTCTTTTGTACGTGTACTAGTCCATAATCCAAGCATTTTGATCTTAGACGAAGCTACTTCCTCTATAGATTCCGAATCAGAGGAATTGATCCAGAACGCCATTGACAAAGTAATGAAGAACAGGACTTCTATCATCATTGCTCACAGACTAAGCACTGTTCAGAACGTTGACAAGATCATAGTTTTGCAGAAGGGAGAGATCAAAGAGGTAGGTAATCACGACGAACTAATGCAACAAAAAGGCATCTATGCCAATCTGGTAGAAGTACAATTTGCTAAGCCGGAATTGAAGGCTCTTTAA
- a CDS encoding M14 family zinc carboxypeptidase — translation MSIKYSNASAGKFVLSPYKIASEGGILSSNMASLQIKVSYFYAKAVYFGTIISIMIKRIPFLLLLCFSAWAQKTPDDYFGHGFGERFHYHHQVVEYAKHVVASRPQTTKLLPYGRTTEGRELLVVAFGTEKNMARLEEIRKGNLQKIGLEKGTPPADLPAIAMLSYNIHGNEAVNTEVALQMLYDLSGANPQVSAKILENTVVLVDPCANPDGFDRYSQWYNRHIGKNPNPNPDAVEHKEPWPGGRFNHYFYDMNRDLAWQTQWETQQRVGFYNSWMPHFHGDFHEMGPNSSYFFAPSAKPFHEDFTPYQRDFQHLIGEYHKKEFDQNGWLYYTKQNFDLLYPSYGDTYPSYNGAIAMTYEQGGSGIAGLAIARAEGDTLTLKERMLHTRSTSRAALTAVSEHASKLKEAFYAYFNEPSTKGHGVYKSFVLKGIESDKLALTELLNRLNIQYSFGNGKKSLQGFSYQSQKKENFTVEENDLIVNTYQPKGILTKILFEPHTMLEDSNTYDITAWALPYAYGLKAYGVEAKVEGGSYQTVKSETTNTVDQVFAYILPLESFESYKFMAKAVQAGLKGRVMPEAFKVEGKEYKAGSIVFTRQADPGMDAKMRKLMSDSKIKPVAVRSGMVEKGYDLGGDAVRYLGAPRVGVVMGQGVSATSFGDVWHFFDVVLEYPLTLIENRNLSTINWNNYDVLIFPGGRYGKDMVDSPALKDWINKGGRLILMEEACAAVAGVDGYEWKEKSNSEKKKADLTRKFGEASRKSISNTIPGAIYEVKLDNTHPLAYGYDDHMYMLVKDPNNYENLQSGWNVGLIGDLKSGFVGSNVKNGMKDATIFGVQNRGRGKVIYLTESPIFRGFWHSGKALFANAVFFVK, via the coding sequence ATGTCTATTAAATATAGTAACGCCTCTGCAGGGAAATTTGTTCTATCTCCTTATAAAATAGCTTCTGAGGGAGGAATTTTATCCTCAAATATGGCAAGTTTGCAGATAAAAGTATCTTATTTCTACGCTAAGGCAGTATATTTCGGTACTATTATTTCAATTATGATCAAAAGAATACCTTTCCTCTTATTACTATGTTTCTCTGCGTGGGCGCAGAAAACCCCGGATGACTATTTTGGCCATGGATTTGGTGAAAGATTCCATTATCATCACCAGGTGGTAGAGTATGCAAAACACGTGGTGGCATCCCGACCACAAACCACCAAATTACTACCTTACGGTAGAACTACTGAAGGGCGAGAGCTCCTGGTGGTAGCTTTTGGTACTGAAAAGAATATGGCCCGTCTGGAGGAAATACGTAAGGGTAACCTTCAGAAGATAGGTTTAGAAAAAGGAACTCCTCCTGCTGACCTACCTGCCATAGCCATGCTTTCTTATAATATTCATGGAAATGAAGCAGTGAATACAGAGGTAGCCTTGCAGATGTTGTATGATTTATCGGGAGCTAATCCTCAAGTTTCAGCTAAGATCTTAGAAAATACGGTAGTATTAGTAGATCCTTGTGCAAACCCTGATGGTTTTGACCGTTACAGCCAATGGTATAACAGACATATCGGTAAAAATCCTAATCCTAATCCGGATGCAGTGGAGCATAAGGAGCCATGGCCGGGAGGGCGTTTCAATCACTATTTCTATGATATGAACCGTGACCTAGCTTGGCAAACTCAGTGGGAAACTCAGCAGAGAGTAGGCTTCTACAATTCATGGATGCCACATTTCCATGGTGATTTCCATGAAATGGGACCTAATAGTTCTTATTTCTTTGCTCCTTCAGCTAAGCCTTTTCATGAGGATTTTACTCCATACCAAAGGGACTTTCAACATTTGATTGGAGAATATCATAAAAAGGAATTTGATCAAAACGGTTGGTTATATTACACCAAGCAAAACTTCGATTTGCTTTACCCAAGTTATGGCGATACTTATCCTTCCTACAATGGAGCTATAGCTATGACCTACGAGCAAGGTGGTTCGGGTATTGCGGGTTTGGCTATTGCCAGGGCAGAAGGAGATACTTTGACGCTTAAGGAGCGTATGCTTCACACAAGAAGCACAAGTAGAGCAGCCTTGACCGCTGTTTCTGAGCATGCTTCAAAATTGAAAGAGGCCTTTTATGCGTACTTTAATGAGCCAAGTACTAAAGGTCACGGTGTATACAAGTCTTTTGTTTTGAAGGGTATTGAAAGCGATAAGCTAGCTTTGACGGAACTTCTAAATAGATTGAATATTCAGTATTCCTTCGGAAATGGTAAGAAGAGCTTGCAAGGTTTCAGTTATCAGTCTCAGAAAAAGGAGAACTTTACTGTAGAAGAAAACGATTTGATTGTAAACACCTACCAACCTAAAGGAATACTCACCAAGATCCTATTTGAACCTCACACCATGTTAGAGGATTCTAATACTTATGATATTACAGCGTGGGCGCTTCCTTATGCCTATGGTTTAAAAGCCTATGGTGTAGAAGCCAAAGTGGAAGGTGGATCTTACCAGACAGTGAAATCTGAAACAACAAATACTGTAGATCAGGTATTTGCTTATATACTTCCTCTGGAAAGTTTTGAGAGCTACAAGTTTATGGCAAAGGCCGTTCAAGCGGGTCTTAAAGGTAGGGTAATGCCAGAGGCCTTCAAAGTGGAAGGTAAGGAATATAAGGCAGGTTCAATAGTGTTTACTCGTCAAGCAGATCCAGGAATGGATGCGAAAATGAGGAAGTTGATGAGTGATAGTAAGATCAAGCCGGTAGCTGTACGTTCAGGAATGGTTGAAAAAGGATATGATTTAGGTGGAGATGCCGTTCGTTATTTAGGTGCTCCAAGAGTAGGAGTAGTGATGGGACAAGGTGTATCTGCTACTTCCTTCGGTGATGTTTGGCATTTCTTTGATGTAGTGTTAGAGTATCCTTTGACTTTGATAGAAAACAGAAACTTGTCTACTATCAACTGGAATAATTATGATGTATTGATCTTCCCTGGCGGTAGATATGGAAAGGATATGGTAGATTCTCCGGCTTTGAAGGATTGGATCAATAAAGGAGGTAGATTAATTTTGATGGAGGAAGCTTGTGCTGCTGTAGCAGGAGTAGACGGATATGAATGGAAGGAAAAGTCTAATTCTGAAAAGAAAAAGGCAGATCTTACTAGAAAATTTGGTGAAGCGTCTAGAAAGTCCATCTCCAATACTATTCCTGGAGCTATCTATGAGGTGAAGCTGGATAATACCCATCCACTTGCCTATGGATACGATGACCACATGTATATGTTAGTAAAGGATCCTAATAACTATGAAAACTTACAAAGTGGCTGGAATGTAGGTTTAATCGGAGATTTGAAGAGTGGTTTTGTAGGAAGTAATGTAAAAAACGGCATGAAGGATGCAACTATCTTCGGTGTGCAAAACAGAGGCAGAGGAAAAGTGATTTACCTTACGGAAAGTCCTATTTTCAGAGGCTTCTGGCATAGCGGAAAGGCACTCTTTGCGAATGCAGTTTTCTTTGTTAAATAA
- a CDS encoding aldo/keto reductase, whose protein sequence is MKFNTFRKDAWAEMGLGTWQLGSADWGNLDEAKALDILDAYVQGGGNFIDTADVYGLGTSERVIGKYLRQSGKPLFVATKLGRRQDGTNGWPQNFSYEKMKEHVESSLENLGIDSLYLEQLHCIPKEELINGEVFEHLRRLKQEGLIQNFGVSVESIEEAEICLQHADVSSLQIIFNLFRQDASYALLGKAKAQGVGIIARVPLASGLLSGKFDANTTFDSTDHRNYNADGNAFNVGETFSGLPFLAGTECVKEISGILPKGNLAAWSLKWILQQEGITTVIPGASRISQVESNLSASKLPDLSPEILVELDRFYREKVRPQVRGEI, encoded by the coding sequence ATGAAGTTTAATACATTTAGAAAGGATGCCTGGGCTGAAATGGGCCTCGGAACCTGGCAATTAGGAAGTGCAGATTGGGGCAACTTAGATGAAGCTAAAGCCCTGGATATTCTGGATGCATATGTGCAGGGTGGCGGTAACTTCATAGACACAGCTGATGTTTATGGATTAGGTACTAGTGAAAGGGTGATAGGAAAGTATTTACGTCAGAGCGGAAAGCCACTTTTCGTGGCTACCAAGCTTGGTCGTAGACAGGATGGTACAAATGGCTGGCCTCAGAATTTTTCCTACGAGAAGATGAAAGAGCATGTAGAGTCCTCTCTAGAAAATCTTGGGATAGATTCCCTATACCTGGAGCAATTGCACTGTATTCCCAAAGAAGAATTGATCAATGGAGAGGTTTTTGAACATTTGAGAAGATTGAAACAGGAGGGACTTATTCAGAACTTTGGAGTAAGTGTAGAGTCTATTGAAGAGGCAGAAATCTGTTTACAGCATGCAGACGTGTCCTCATTGCAGATTATATTCAACTTGTTTCGGCAGGATGCAAGCTATGCCCTATTAGGAAAAGCAAAAGCACAAGGGGTTGGCATCATTGCTCGTGTCCCTCTGGCTTCCGGTTTACTTTCCGGGAAGTTTGATGCTAACACTACTTTTGACTCTACGGATCACCGCAACTATAATGCAGACGGAAATGCCTTTAATGTGGGAGAAACTTTCTCAGGACTGCCGTTTTTGGCAGGTACAGAATGCGTTAAAGAGATCTCAGGAATCTTACCCAAAGGAAATCTGGCTGCGTGGAGCTTGAAATGGATACTGCAACAAGAAGGGATTACCACAGTCATACCCGGAGCCTCCAGAATCAGTCAAGTAGAAAGTAATTTGTCAGCAAGCAAATTACCGGATCTATCACCTGAGATTCTTGTTGAATTAGATCGATTTTACAGAGAGAAAGTAAGGCCTCAAGTAAGAGGTGAGATATAA
- the lepB gene encoding signal peptidase I, with translation MSEKKKKKSPTREWWDSVLFAVIAATLIRGLFLEAYTIPTPSMEKSLLVDDFLFVSKVHYGARTPKTILQVPLTHQKIWFTNIPSYLDWIQLPNYRLPGFTKIKNNDVVVFNYPGTPLRPDPYGGHAEYPVDLRTNYIKRCMGIPGDVLEVKDAVVYINGEKLPEVKGIQKYYDIEFNTNPNEKIFEKADVSVLARRGEGGKYFYRINATAEGLEEIKKYDFVTNVYPEILPKGDTSSIYGAAFPYNSRLFAFNRDNFGPITVPKKGDKIILDEKNAALYGSVIATFDLNKNAEFRDGKVFIDGQEIKEYTWKQDYYFMMGDNRYESDDSRFWGFVPEDHVVGKAAFIWMSIDRDASLFNKIRWKRLFNIIK, from the coding sequence ATGTCTGAAAAGAAGAAAAAAAAATCACCTACGAGAGAATGGTGGGATTCCGTTCTGTTTGCGGTAATCGCTGCTACACTCATTAGGGGACTGTTTTTAGAAGCCTATACTATTCCTACTCCATCTATGGAGAAAAGCCTTTTGGTAGATGACTTTCTCTTTGTATCAAAGGTACATTACGGTGCCAGAACACCTAAGACCATACTTCAGGTACCTTTAACCCACCAGAAGATCTGGTTTACTAATATTCCTTCCTACTTGGATTGGATTCAACTGCCTAACTACCGTTTACCTGGTTTTACTAAGATCAAAAATAATGATGTAGTTGTCTTCAACTATCCGGGCACTCCACTTCGACCTGATCCCTACGGAGGACATGCAGAATATCCAGTAGACCTTAGAACAAACTACATCAAAAGATGTATGGGTATCCCGGGTGATGTGTTAGAAGTGAAAGACGCTGTTGTGTATATCAATGGAGAGAAACTACCGGAAGTAAAAGGTATTCAGAAGTACTATGATATAGAATTCAATACTAATCCAAACGAAAAGATCTTTGAAAAGGCAGACGTTTCTGTATTAGCAAGGAGAGGCGAAGGTGGAAAGTATTTCTATAGAATCAATGCTACAGCGGAAGGTTTAGAAGAGATCAAGAAATATGATTTCGTAACCAATGTTTATCCTGAGATCCTTCCTAAAGGAGATACTTCGAGCATCTATGGTGCAGCTTTCCCATATAATTCTCGATTGTTTGCCTTTAATAGAGATAACTTTGGCCCTATAACTGTACCTAAAAAAGGTGATAAAATCATTTTGGATGAAAAAAATGCTGCCCTTTACGGTAGTGTAATCGCAACCTTCGATTTGAATAAAAATGCTGAATTTAGAGACGGCAAAGTCTTCATTGACGGTCAAGAAATCAAGGAATACACCTGGAAGCAAGATTACTATTTCATGATGGGAGATAATAGATATGAATCTGATGATTCCCGTTTCTGGGGCTTTGTGCCGGAAGATCACGTGGTAGGAAAAGCAGCCTTCATTTGGATGTCCATTGACAGAGATGCATCTCTCTTCAACAAGATCAGATGGAAGAGATTATTCAATATCATTAAGTAA
- a CDS encoding glycosyltransferase family 2 protein, with the protein MCQLSIIIPVYNGASSITSLVEILQKELNSYSFEIILVNDGSKDNSAEKCKSLATDHSEITFINLRKNFGEFNAVMCGLNYVNGDYAVIIDDDFQNPPSEIIKLYQKAQEEDYDVVYSYYEDKQHHWMRNFGSKVINLLTTYLLKKPKDLYLSSFKLIKKDVVEEIIKCKTPHPYIDGLIFQVTNHVGKQKVVHLERKEGHSNYTVSKLLSLTLTILFGYSLIPLRLTLLAGLLSIIFSLSYMILYALNIISTWGSPIIIFMCGVILCALSLVGEYVGKGFLMHSGKPQFVIRSVVKKQ; encoded by the coding sequence ATGTGTCAGTTGTCTATAATAATACCGGTGTATAATGGAGCAAGCTCCATAACTTCACTGGTAGAAATCTTGCAGAAGGAGCTGAATTCCTATTCATTTGAAATAATTCTGGTAAATGATGGATCAAAAGACAATTCAGCAGAAAAGTGTAAGTCCTTAGCCACTGACCACAGCGAAATTACCTTTATCAATCTTCGAAAGAACTTTGGGGAGTTTAATGCCGTCATGTGCGGCTTAAACTATGTAAATGGAGACTATGCGGTAATCATAGATGATGATTTCCAGAATCCTCCATCTGAGATAATCAAATTATACCAGAAGGCTCAGGAAGAAGATTACGATGTGGTGTATAGTTATTATGAAGACAAACAACATCACTGGATGCGTAATTTCGGAAGTAAGGTAATAAATCTGCTTACTACTTATCTTTTGAAAAAGCCTAAAGATTTATACTTAAGCAGTTTTAAATTGATCAAAAAAGACGTGGTAGAGGAAATCATCAAGTGCAAAACTCCTCATCCTTACATTGATGGTCTGATATTTCAGGTAACGAACCATGTGGGTAAGCAAAAAGTAGTTCATCTGGAAAGAAAGGAAGGTCACTCCAATTATACTGTTTCTAAACTGTTAAGTTTAACTTTAACCATACTCTTTGGATACTCCCTTATTCCTTTAAGACTCACTCTGCTAGCCGGCTTATTATCCATCATATTTTCCTTATCTTATATGATCCTATATGCCTTAAATATCATTAGTACTTGGGGATCACCGATCATCATATTTATGTGTGGTGTCATCCTATGTGCTTTATCTTTGGTTGGCGAATATGTAGGAAAAGGTTTCCTGATGCACTCCGGAAAACCTCAATTTGTCATTCGTTCAGTAGTTAAAAAGCAATAA
- a CDS encoding DegT/DnrJ/EryC1/StrS family aminotransferase: MKIPFLSLKKLNAPYLSQFHSDFEEFLERGFYMLHDNVRNFETEFAEFCSAKHAIGVANGLDALELILKSLDLPPGSEIIVPANTYFASILSIVNCGLTPILVEPDERTFLISTESILNAISSKTKGVLAVNLYGRMCDFHEIANICKAENLYLVVDAAQSHDALYDGSRDCPGADAIAYSFYPTKNLGALADAGAVVTQHDWMAERIKSLRNYGSTVRYQFEHKGRNSRLSELQAGFLRTKLKGLPEETRKRRAIAGSYLAEIHNPKLELPLGDRLKEDAWHLFVVKTANRSQLIQHLEKAEIGYDIHYPKAPHQQNAFAEFRHYSLPITERIHEQVISVPLNGSLTTPEVSYIIETLNNY, from the coding sequence ATGAAGATTCCTTTCCTCTCTCTAAAAAAACTAAATGCACCTTACCTGAGCCAATTCCATTCTGATTTTGAGGAATTCCTTGAAAGAGGTTTCTACATGCTGCACGATAATGTTCGAAACTTCGAGACCGAATTTGCTGAATTTTGTTCTGCAAAACATGCTATTGGTGTAGCTAACGGACTTGATGCTTTAGAATTGATCCTTAAAAGTTTAGATCTACCGCCTGGCTCAGAGATCATTGTGCCCGCTAACACCTATTTTGCCTCCATACTTTCTATTGTAAATTGTGGACTCACTCCCATATTGGTGGAACCGGATGAACGCACCTTTTTAATAAGTACAGAATCCATCCTAAATGCCATAAGTTCTAAAACCAAAGGAGTACTAGCGGTAAATCTTTATGGCAGAATGTGTGATTTCCACGAAATAGCAAATATCTGCAAGGCAGAGAACCTGTATCTAGTGGTAGATGCCGCACAGAGTCATGATGCTCTCTATGATGGTAGTAGAGACTGCCCGGGAGCTGATGCTATAGCCTATAGCTTCTACCCTACCAAGAATCTTGGAGCATTGGCAGATGCAGGAGCAGTCGTTACCCAACATGATTGGATGGCAGAGAGGATCAAAAGCTTAAGAAATTACGGATCAACAGTACGATATCAATTTGAACACAAAGGAAGGAACAGTCGCCTAAGTGAACTTCAAGCAGGATTCTTAAGAACGAAGTTAAAAGGACTGCCAGAAGAAACCCGGAAGAGAAGAGCCATAGCCGGTTCCTATCTAGCAGAAATTCACAATCCTAAATTGGAACTGCCTTTAGGGGACCGACTAAAAGAGGACGCATGGCATTTATTTGTAGTAAAAACCGCGAATAGAAGCCAACTAATACAACATCTAGAAAAGGCCGAAATAGGTTATGATATTCATTATCCGAAGGCTCCTCACCAGCAAAATGCCTTTGCTGAGTTCAGGCACTACTCTCTGCCCATAACGGAGAGAATACATGAACAAGTGATAAGCGTTCCACTCAATGGTTCACTTACGACCCCGGAAGTAAGTTATATCATAGAAACCCTAAATAACTATTAA
- a CDS encoding sugar 3,4-ketoisomerase encodes MASIITLKSIENQDGFLSVFEHLMPGHIERAYFIYNVPGESIRGGHCHKQTWQGLICLNGSCDIYVQEDEFHEQIITLDSPHKCLLLKPSDWHQMYNFSPGSILLVLANRNYDPDDYLDTPYNHEKVIGHRISLLNNE; translated from the coding sequence ATGGCTTCCATCATCACCTTAAAGTCGATAGAAAATCAGGACGGTTTTCTTTCAGTATTTGAGCATTTGATGCCCGGACACATTGAAAGGGCATACTTTATCTACAATGTTCCCGGCGAAAGCATTCGGGGCGGTCATTGCCATAAGCAAACTTGGCAAGGCTTGATCTGTTTGAATGGTTCATGTGACATTTATGTCCAAGAAGACGAATTTCATGAACAAATCATAACTCTGGATAGCCCACATAAATGTTTGTTACTTAAACCTTCCGACTGGCACCAGATGTACAACTTTTCACCTGGTAGTATTTTACTGGTTTTGGCCAACAGGAATTATGATCCGGATGATTACCTAGATACACCCTATAATCATGAAAAAGTAATCGGCCATAGAATTTCCCTATTAAACAACGAATGA